A stretch of DNA from Acidobacteriota bacterium:
TCTCGACGGGCCACGGTTCATCGTCAAGGGGGGCGTCGCGCTCGAACTGCGGCTGCGTGCCCGGGCTCGGGCCACCAAGGACATCGACCTAGTCCTCCGGGACACGAAGGCCGACCTCGCCGACGCGCTCGAAGAGGCGCTGACCGGTGACGCCTATCAGGGGTTCTCGGTCCGGCGCAAAGGCCAGCCCCTGCTCCTGGACAACGGCGCCGTCAACATGGAGTTCGCCGTCACGTATCGGGGCCAGCCCTGGACCAGCATCAGCGTCGACATCGCGCGCGCGGAGGCTG
This window harbors:
- a CDS encoding nucleotidyl transferase AbiEii/AbiGii toxin family protein, which gives rise to MTAKRPTGPPPSAGVLARYAQAYARELGVAEGRVRAWVAYMILAGVLERAAGLDGPRFIVKGGVALELRLRARARATKDIDLVLRDTKADLADALEEALTGDAYQGFSVRRKGQPLLLDNGAVNMEFAVTYRGQPWTSISVDIARAEA